In the bacterium genome, one interval contains:
- a CDS encoding M48 family metallopeptidase produces the protein MSSLYTHQDANIRKTWILMTGFFIVIITLGWGFSFIYNAPEILLIAVVFSVFMNVFSYWYSDKIALAISGAKPTTRESHRELWNITENLCITAGLPLPRLYIIEDPSPNAFATGRNKENSAVAVTTGLLAILDRSELEGVIAHELSHIGNRDILVSTIVVVLVGFVALLSDFFLRMTIWGGGNRGNGNRDGRIQLILILIGVALAILSPIIATIIQLAISRKREFLADASGALLTRYPDALASALRKISAEGTPMKRANHATAHLFISNPFSNHGSTKGFLTKLFMTHPPVEERIKALRNA, from the coding sequence ATGTCTAGCCTTTATACTCATCAAGACGCAAACATACGAAAAACCTGGATTTTGATGACGGGCTTTTTCATTGTTATCATCACTCTCGGCTGGGGTTTTTCGTTTATCTACAACGCGCCGGAAATTCTTTTAATCGCCGTTGTGTTTAGCGTCTTTATGAACGTTTTCAGCTATTGGTATTCAGATAAAATAGCTTTAGCTATCTCCGGCGCCAAGCCAACCACTCGCGAAAGTCACAGAGAACTTTGGAATATTACCGAAAATCTTTGCATCACGGCAGGCCTTCCTCTGCCTCGCCTTTACATTATTGAAGACCCATCGCCCAACGCTTTCGCGACCGGCAGAAACAAAGAAAACTCGGCCGTGGCGGTAACCACGGGACTTCTCGCCATACTGGATAGAAGCGAACTTGAGGGGGTGATAGCCCATGAGCTGTCGCATATCGGCAATCGCGACATACTTGTTTCCACAATTGTGGTGGTGCTTGTGGGCTTTGTCGCTCTTTTGTCCGACTTTTTCCTGCGAATGACCATATGGGGTGGGGGAAACAGGGGAAACGGCAACCGCGACGGCAGAATACAGCTTATCTTGATTTTAATAGGTGTGGCTCTCGCCATACTGTCCCCTATCATAGCGACAATAATACAGCTTGCCATTTCAAGGAAACGCGAGTTTTTGGCGGATGCTTCCGGCGCGCTTTTGACTCGCTATCCCGATGCTTTGGCTTCTGCTCTCCGAAAAATATCCGCTGAAGGAACTCCCATGAAGCGCGCAAATCACGCCACAGCGCATTTGTTCATATCAAATCCTTTTTCAAATCATGGAAGCACCAAAGGTTTTTTGACCAAGCTTTTTATGACCCATCCGCCGGTGGAGGAGAGAATAAAAGCGTTGAGAAACGCTTGA
- a CDS encoding LemA family protein has product MNTTLYIAIGIIVILALWVVFAYNGFVRLVNRAKEAWADIDVQLKRRYDLIPNLVNTVKGYATHESAAFEKVSEARARAMGAGNLHDKSQAENMLTGALKSIFAIAEAYPDLKANQNFLELQRELSDTENKVQAARRFYNTNVRDLNTKIESFPANVVASMFHFSKMELFELGEGESAARQPVEVKF; this is encoded by the coding sequence ATGAACACGACACTTTATATCGCGATTGGTATTATAGTCATTTTAGCTTTGTGGGTGGTTTTTGCTTACAACGGTTTTGTGCGACTTGTAAATCGCGCCAAAGAGGCATGGGCCGACATTGACGTTCAGTTAAAACGCCGATACGACCTTATTCCTAATCTTGTAAACACGGTCAAAGGATACGCCACGCACGAATCGGCGGCTTTTGAGAAAGTAAGTGAAGCGAGGGCGCGTGCCATGGGAGCGGGCAATCTCCACGACAAGTCGCAGGCGGAAAATATGCTTACGGGGGCTTTGAAATCCATTTTCGCCATAGCGGAGGCCTATCCAGATTTGAAAGCCAATCAAAATTTTTTGGAACTTCAGCGCGAACTTTCCGATACTGAAAACAAGGTACAGGCGGCAAGAAGGTTCTACAACACCAATGTCCGAGACCTTAACACCAAAATTGAAAGTTTTCCTGCAAATGTTGTCGCCTCAATGTTCCATTTTTCCAAAATGGAATTGTTTGAGCTCGGGGAGGGAGAATCGGCGGCTAGGCAACCGGTGGAGGTGAAATTCTAA
- a CDS encoding PAS domain-containing sensor histidine kinase has translation MARFITNMRKKLKKSKQSEKRWRFDLPMSYNVLLEEISEGVMLTDDRTTEILYANSAALKLLGLKGANLHKVKLFELVHPEDKQEVKKYYEILKKKKKLTTERRIKGKDGKYIVVERKARILPNGKVISTLRDVSRDKEAERRKNLFMSMVSHELNTPVTSMSLYLEILQSKLEGADNAENAYHEEVVRLVKLARGKVSKQVMLINDLLDMTKIGFGKFGLKKEMFDFDELVKKNVDQANSIFKSRHVFKLEGKVKSPVFGDPDRMEQVLVNLFSNAIKYSPLAEQVVVTVSGKGGKVMVKVKDFGIGIEKKEQRKIFTRFFRSSGEREKTFPGLGIGLYLSREIVRAHKGKLTLESAPGQGSTFTVTLPVKGE, from the coding sequence ATGGCAAGATTCATTACGAACATGAGGAAAAAGCTTAAAAAATCGAAACAAAGCGAAAAAAGGTGGCGTTTTGACTTACCGATGTCTTACAATGTCCTTTTGGAAGAAATTTCAGAAGGAGTAATGCTCACGGACGATAGAACGACCGAAATTTTATACGCAAATTCGGCGGCTTTGAAGCTTTTGGGTTTGAAAGGGGCGAATCTCCACAAAGTCAAGCTTTTTGAGCTTGTTCATCCTGAAGACAAGCAAGAAGTGAAAAAGTACTATGAAATTCTGAAGAAAAAGAAAAAGCTTACCACCGAGAGGAGAATCAAAGGGAAAGACGGGAAATACATTGTTGTTGAAAGAAAGGCCAGGATTTTGCCCAACGGAAAGGTGATTTCAACGTTGCGAGACGTGTCTCGCGACAAAGAAGCAGAACGCCGTAAGAATCTTTTCATGTCAATGGTGAGCCATGAATTAAACACCCCTGTTACAAGCATGTCTCTTTACCTTGAAATACTTCAGTCCAAGCTGGAAGGCGCGGATAATGCCGAAAACGCCTACCACGAAGAAGTGGTACGACTTGTTAAACTGGCCAGGGGAAAGGTCTCAAAACAGGTGATGCTCATAAACGACCTTTTGGATATGACAAAAATCGGGTTCGGCAAGTTTGGTCTGAAAAAGGAAATGTTTGACTTTGACGAACTTGTCAAAAAAAACGTTGACCAGGCCAACTCAATATTTAAGTCGCGGCACGTTTTCAAGTTGGAAGGAAAAGTAAAATCACCGGTTTTCGGCGATCCGGACAGAATGGAACAGGTTCTTGTTAACTTGTTTTCCAACGCTATAAAATATTCCCCGTTGGCGGAGCAAGTTGTGGTAACGGTTTCAGGGAAGGGAGGGAAAGTTATGGTGAAAGTAAAGGACTTCGGCATAGGCATAGAAAAAAAAGAACAGAGAAAAATATTCACCAGATTTTTCCGCTCTTCCGGCGAAAGAGAAAAAACGTTTCCCGGGCTTGGCATCGGACTCTACCTTTCTCGTGAAATAGTAAGGGCGCATAAAGGAAAACTGACCTTGGAAAGCGCGCCGGGCCAAGGTTCCACATTTACGGTAACTTTGCCGGTAAAAGGTGAATAA
- a CDS encoding GNAT family protein encodes MKKNRKLSDLVRRIGDGRISFRLAEERDLPIIREWWKDPSSKFYFNRRKTFTDKGRIKLAVGALAPPINYRPREGNRNLFPDEIPMIVEAVFSDRKPAVPIGIFVLEKIDWGKGEASFRIFVDSRYRRLKYGLEMMILIFDFVFTTLEFTRLYASTISRLNDRTEKFMIQVGFRLADRIKKYVKRGDERYDLVTFEIFPHRAERVRNKFQENRDRIMQNYRVYSHEGSL; translated from the coding sequence ATGAAGAAGAACAGAAAACTGTCTGATTTAGTCAGGCGAATAGGAGACGGCCGTATTTCTTTTCGGCTGGCTGAAGAGAGGGATTTACCCATCATCAGAGAGTGGTGGAAAGACCCTTCTTCAAAGTTTTACTTCAACCGACGTAAAACTTTCACGGACAAAGGAAGAATCAAATTGGCCGTCGGCGCGTTAGCGCCACCGATTAATTATCGTCCGAGAGAGGGAAATCGGAATCTCTTTCCGGATGAAATCCCCATGATAGTGGAAGCGGTTTTTTCGGACAGAAAACCCGCCGTGCCTATTGGCATTTTTGTCCTAGAAAAAATTGACTGGGGGAAAGGGGAAGCGTCTTTCAGGATTTTCGTGGACAGCAGATATCGAAGGTTGAAATACGGGTTGGAAATGATGATACTCATTTTTGACTTTGTGTTCACGACACTTGAATTCACGCGCCTTTATGCCTCCACGATCAGCCGGCTCAATGACCGGACTGAAAAGTTCATGATTCAGGTCGGCTTCAGATTAGCCGACCGAATCAAAAAATACGTAAAGCGTGGCGACGAACGCTACGACCTCGTAACTTTTGAAATCTTCCCGCACAGAGCGGAAAGAGTCAGGAACAAGTTCCAAGAGAACCGAGACAGAATTATGCAAAATTATAGGGTCTACTCGCACGAGGGTTCCTTATAA
- the groL gene encoding chaperonin GroEL (60 kDa chaperone family; promotes refolding of misfolded polypeptides especially under stressful conditions; forms two stacked rings of heptamers to form a barrel-shaped 14mer; ends can be capped by GroES; misfolded proteins enter the barrel where they are refolded when GroES binds), which produces MSKQILYNEDARKALKRGVDAVADAVKVTLGPRGRNVVLEKSYGAPTITNDGVSIAKEITLKDKFENMGAEIIKEVASKTNDVAGDGTTTATVLTQALVSEGMRLTTMGVNPMGVRHGIEKAAEKTVEALKELSKPIPEKSKDEIKQVAAISAESEELGKTIAETINKVGKDGVVTVEESQSFGIESEVVQGMQFDKGYVSPYMITNAERMEAEHSDAAIAITDKKVSSIKDILPFLEKMATAGKKDLVLIAEEVEGEALTTFVLNKLRGGFNVLAVKAPGFGDKRKEILQDIAVMVGATVISEEVGLTFEKADLSVLGKANKVVSTKDNTVIVGGKGKKGEIEARVAQLRKQKEMTDSKYDIEKIDERIAKMTGGVAVIRVGAATETEMKYLKLKIEDAVNATKAAIEEGIVAGGGTALVKAAEKVGNWFAKERDKLSKEVQVGYEIMLRALEAPLKQIAINAGKDDGSVIVAEVKKMKGAGGYDALKDQMVSDMIEAGIIDPVKVTRSCVQNAASAAAILLTTEVAIADEPKEEKSVGGAQGGMDY; this is translated from the coding sequence ATGTCTAAACAAATTTTATACAATGAAGATGCCCGAAAGGCGCTTAAAAGGGGAGTTGACGCCGTCGCGGACGCGGTTAAGGTTACTTTGGGTCCGAGGGGCAGAAACGTGGTTTTGGAAAAATCATACGGCGCGCCGACCATAACCAATGATGGGGTCTCAATAGCAAAAGAAATAACCCTGAAGGACAAGTTTGAAAACATGGGGGCTGAAATAATAAAGGAGGTGGCTTCTAAAACAAACGACGTAGCGGGGGATGGAACAACGACTGCCACCGTTTTGACGCAAGCTCTTGTTTCTGAAGGGATGCGTCTTACGACCATGGGAGTAAACCCTATGGGAGTTCGTCACGGTATTGAAAAAGCGGCTGAAAAAACCGTAGAAGCTTTAAAAGAACTTTCAAAGCCGATACCGGAGAAAAGCAAAGACGAAATCAAACAAGTTGCCGCCATTTCCGCCGAGTCGGAGGAGTTGGGCAAAACTATCGCTGAGACGATAAATAAGGTGGGCAAAGACGGTGTGGTGACGGTGGAAGAATCTCAATCGTTCGGTATTGAATCGGAAGTTGTTCAAGGTATGCAGTTTGACAAGGGCTACGTCTCTCCTTATATGATAACCAACGCTGAAAGAATGGAGGCGGAGCATAGTGATGCCGCTATTGCCATTACGGACAAAAAAGTTTCCTCAATCAAAGACATTTTACCGTTTCTTGAAAAAATGGCCACTGCCGGCAAAAAGGATTTGGTTTTGATTGCCGAGGAAGTTGAAGGGGAAGCGCTTACGACTTTTGTGTTAAACAAGTTGCGGGGCGGATTTAATGTTCTGGCTGTAAAGGCGCCGGGTTTTGGCGACAAGCGAAAGGAAATTTTGCAGGACATCGCCGTTATGGTCGGCGCCACCGTTATTTCAGAAGAAGTCGGACTTACGTTTGAAAAAGCCGATTTGTCAGTTTTGGGGAAGGCCAATAAGGTCGTTTCTACAAAAGACAACACTGTGATTGTCGGCGGTAAAGGTAAAAAAGGAGAAATAGAAGCTCGCGTGGCTCAGCTTAGAAAACAGAAGGAAATGACGGATTCAAAATACGATATTGAAAAAATAGATGAACGTATCGCCAAAATGACCGGTGGTGTGGCCGTTATACGAGTGGGGGCCGCCACTGAGACCGAGATGAAGTATTTGAAGCTTAAAATTGAGGACGCTGTCAACGCCACGAAAGCGGCCATTGAAGAGGGTATCGTGGCGGGTGGAGGAACGGCTCTTGTAAAGGCGGCTGAAAAGGTAGGCAACTGGTTTGCCAAAGAACGCGATAAATTGTCCAAAGAAGTTCAAGTCGGGTACGAAATCATGCTTAGGGCTTTGGAAGCTCCTCTTAAACAGATTGCCATAAACGCGGGCAAAGATGACGGTTCCGTTATTGTTGCTGAAGTAAAGAAAATGAAAGGGGCGGGCGGTTATGACGCTCTTAAGGACCAAATGGTGTCTGACATGATAGAGGCGGGGATTATTGACCCTGTGAAAGTTACAAGAAGTTGCGTGCAGAACGCGGCCTCTGCCGCGGCCATACTTTTGACGACCGAAGTGGCTATCGCGGATGAACCGAAAGAAGAAAAGTCCGTGGGAGGAGCGCAGGGGGGGATGGACTACTGA
- a CDS encoding co-chaperone GroES — MAKSSKSGTVNIIPIGDRVLVKEKKEDAEKKTASGIFIPESASDGRETKQGEVVSVGEGKYEDGKLVPVKVKKGDIVLFQWGDFLKVDNEEYQVVSASNILAIIK; from the coding sequence ATGGCTAAATCATCAAAGAGTGGCACCGTAAACATCATACCGATAGGAGATCGCGTTCTTGTAAAAGAGAAAAAAGAGGACGCTGAAAAGAAGACAGCTTCCGGAATATTTATTCCAGAGTCGGCATCAGATGGCCGAGAGACAAAACAGGGTGAGGTGGTTTCCGTAGGAGAAGGCAAATACGAAGACGGAAAACTTGTTCCTGTAAAAGTCAAAAAGGGAGACATTGTTCTTTTTCAGTGGGGAGACTTTCTTAAAGTGGATAATGAAGAATATCAGGTTGTTTCCGCGAGTAATATATTAGCAATCATAAAATAA
- the secG gene encoding preprotein translocase subunit SecG, whose translation MDAILPIVQIILAVALVIAILLQQTGAGLGGAFGGTDTGGGFNTRRGFEKILFRATIILAFLFVFSALFAFFMQ comes from the coding sequence ATGGATGCTATTTTGCCGATAGTTCAGATAATATTGGCCGTGGCGCTTGTTATTGCCATTTTGCTCCAACAGACCGGAGCGGGATTGGGTGGCGCTTTCGGCGGTACTGATACCGGCGGCGGTTTTAACACTCGTCGCGGGTTTGAAAAAATTTTATTTCGCGCCACAATTATTTTGGCTTTTCTTTTTGTTTTTTCAGCTCTGTTTGCGTTTTTTATGCAGTAG
- a CDS encoding ABC transporter substrate-binding protein, producing the protein MKELLSVKEKIKQLFKKQWTVSPIKNAETAVKGFSHLERLIFYALLLICAGASFFLLSHVNTAYLVEIPKFGGTLTEGVVGSPRFINPILAISDADRDLTALIYSGLLKPEGDGTLTVNLAKEYNVSEDGLVYTFILREDAYFHDGKPVTADDVIFTVELAKDPFLKSPKRANWEGVTVEKVNDYEVRFILRQPYSPFLENTTIGILPKHIWKDAEIEQFPFSQFNVEPIGSGPYKVKKIKRSNAGVPTYYHLTSFKDYASGEPFIENLIIRFYGSEKSLIESYARKDIESMSAISPEDSAKLEIAGANIVSASLPRVFGVFFNQNQATILSEKAVREALDTALDKQAIVTEVLKGYGSPLNGPIPKDMIKINSETQTQEKTEGEEAQTVEESPTEKALKIFEKAGWEINEETGLLEKKVKEETQTLSFSLSTSNAPELKHAAEMIQEMWKAVGVEVSVNIFESGDLNQNVIRPRKYDALLFGEVVGRDLDLFAFWHSSQRNDPGLNIALYANITADKLLDEVRTINDSDLRAEKYLAFEKEVVNDLPASFLYSPDFLYVVPAKVKNMDIGQIAVPHERFASIKNWYIETEKVWKVFVPESITTRF; encoded by the coding sequence ATGAAGGAACTACTATCCGTGAAAGAGAAAATTAAACAACTTTTCAAAAAGCAATGGACGGTTTCCCCGATAAAAAATGCCGAAACGGCCGTAAAGGGATTCTCGCATCTTGAGCGTCTTATTTTTTATGCTTTGCTTTTAATTTGCGCGGGAGCGTCTTTCTTTCTTCTATCGCATGTAAACACGGCATATCTCGTGGAAATACCGAAATTCGGCGGAACTTTAACGGAAGGCGTGGTTGGTTCCCCTCGCTTTATAAACCCTATTTTGGCCATAAGTGATGCCGACCGAGACCTTACCGCCCTTATTTATTCCGGACTTTTAAAACCGGAAGGCGACGGAACCTTAACTGTAAACTTGGCTAAAGAATACAACGTGTCAGAAGACGGACTTGTCTACACTTTCATATTGCGCGAAGATGCCTATTTTCACGACGGAAAACCCGTAACGGCGGACGACGTGATTTTCACAGTGGAGCTGGCTAAAGACCCTTTCTTAAAAAGTCCGAAACGCGCCAACTGGGAAGGCGTAACAGTGGAAAAAGTGAACGACTACGAAGTTCGTTTTATACTACGCCAACCGTATTCTCCTTTTCTTGAAAATACCACCATTGGTATTTTACCCAAACATATTTGGAAAGACGCCGAAATAGAACAGTTTCCTTTCAGTCAGTTTAACGTGGAGCCGATAGGTTCCGGCCCGTATAAGGTCAAAAAAATAAAAAGAAGCAACGCCGGAGTTCCCACCTACTACCACCTGACATCTTTCAAGGACTATGCTTCGGGAGAGCCATTTATTGAAAATCTTATTATCCGATTTTACGGTTCGGAAAAATCTCTCATTGAAAGTTACGCGAGAAAAGACATAGAGAGCATGAGCGCCATATCGCCCGAAGATAGCGCCAAACTGGAAATAGCCGGCGCAAACATCGTTTCCGCTTCGTTGCCTCGCGTCTTTGGAGTGTTTTTCAACCAAAACCAGGCGACGATTCTTTCGGAAAAAGCGGTAAGAGAAGCGCTGGATACCGCCTTAGACAAACAAGCGATAGTAACCGAGGTTCTGAAAGGTTACGGAAGTCCTTTAAACGGTCCCATACCTAAAGACATGATAAAAATAAACAGCGAGACCCAGACACAAGAAAAAACCGAGGGGGAAGAGGCGCAAACGGTTGAAGAAAGTCCGACGGAGAAGGCCCTGAAAATTTTTGAAAAAGCCGGTTGGGAAATAAACGAGGAAACGGGGCTGTTGGAAAAAAAAGTCAAAGAGGAAACACAGACCTTGTCTTTTTCTTTATCTACGTCAAACGCTCCTGAACTCAAACACGCAGCGGAAATGATACAGGAAATGTGGAAAGCGGTCGGCGTGGAAGTTTCCGTAAATATTTTTGAGTCCGGAGATTTAAATCAAAATGTTATCCGGCCCAGAAAATATGATGCTCTTCTTTTCGGAGAAGTGGTGGGAAGGGATCTTGATCTTTTCGCTTTTTGGCACTCTTCACAGAGAAACGACCCGGGACTGAATATCGCCCTTTACGCGAACATAACGGCTGACAAACTTCTGGATGAGGTCAGAACAATAAACGACAGCGATTTGAGAGCGGAAAAATATCTGGCCTTTGAAAAAGAAGTGGTGAATGACCTGCCGGCCTCTTTTCTCTATTCGCCGGATTTTCTGTATGTTGTTCCCGCCAAAGTAAAAAATATGGACATCGGACAAATAGCCGTCCCTCACGAACGTTTTGCGTCAATAAAAAACTGGTATATAGAAACGGAAAAGGTCTGGAAAGTTTTCGTTCCCGAATCAATTACAACTCGGTTTTAA
- a CDS encoding ribonuclease J, with protein MEKNTNIRRGGSHAPNPKERRFYSRTKNTAVVRFESNTSQKSVSVSPRNPYGPVPPKKRLPHTYSTSNSPSPRKRMPEKRLGHKRAFGGHVSSKQKTVIPPVPANAIRIIPLGGVEEIGKNMTVIEVGGDIIVIDAGFQFTSEDTPGIDYILPNTRYLEERKDRVKAVFITHGHLDHIGGVPYILSRIGNPPIYSRQFGSIMLKKRQEEFPHLPALDIRTIDGNETITISENLKVETFPISHTIPDSMGLIIKTPIGNIVFIEDVRVDNIDGKVTEEEEEQYKRFKDMDVLLLTMDSTSIEKQGFSLSEQTVIQNIEKIIRDTKSRLIVATFASQVERIIAIINACRKLNKKIAVEGRSMKNNLEIIKHLKLVDTENVVIPIEEIENYPPDRIVMIVTGAQGEEFAALMRIASKSHKHVKLRETDTILLSSSIIPTNYKAVVKLKDNLYRTSARVITYLDSDVHASGHGNREELKWIHERINYKFFMPLHGHHFMLRQHAELARTLGTPAENIVVPDNGSIIEITDNGKKISLLKDKAPASPVMVDGFSIGDVQEVVLRDRVMLAQDGMFVIIASLNTTTGKLRKSPDIISRGFVYLRESQDLLEETRLIIKKTVEETSAGMNPINFDFVKTALTDNISRYLFQKTAKRPIVIPVLLGI; from the coding sequence ATGGAAAAAAACACAAACATAAGACGAGGAGGTTCTCACGCCCCGAACCCAAAAGAGAGGCGTTTTTATAGTAGGACAAAAAATACGGCAGTCGTGAGATTTGAAAGCAACACTTCTCAAAAGTCCGTATCCGTTTCGCCCAGAAACCCCTACGGACCCGTTCCACCAAAGAAAAGATTGCCTCATACGTATTCCACCTCTAACTCCCCAAGCCCCCGAAAGAGGATGCCTGAAAAGCGTCTCGGCCATAAAAGAGCTTTTGGAGGCCACGTCTCCTCAAAACAGAAGACGGTAATCCCTCCCGTGCCGGCAAACGCCATCCGCATCATACCTTTAGGTGGCGTTGAAGAGATAGGAAAAAATATGACGGTTATAGAGGTCGGGGGCGATATTATAGTCATAGACGCCGGTTTTCAGTTTACAAGCGAAGACACGCCGGGAATTGACTACATTCTCCCCAATACACGCTACCTTGAAGAAAGAAAAGACCGAGTAAAAGCGGTGTTTATAACCCACGGACACCTTGACCACATAGGCGGTGTTCCTTACATTTTGTCGCGGATAGGGAACCCGCCCATTTACAGCCGACAGTTCGGTTCTATAATGCTCAAAAAAAGGCAAGAGGAATTCCCTCACTTGCCCGCTTTGGATATCCGCACCATAGACGGCAACGAGACAATCACCATAAGCGAAAACTTGAAAGTTGAAACATTTCCGATTTCACACACAATACCCGATTCCATGGGCCTTATCATCAAAACCCCTATCGGTAATATTGTTTTCATAGAAGACGTCCGCGTTGACAACATAGACGGAAAAGTTACGGAGGAGGAAGAGGAACAATACAAGAGATTCAAAGACATGGACGTTCTTCTTCTGACCATGGATTCAACAAGCATAGAAAAACAGGGATTTTCACTTTCCGAACAGACAGTGATACAGAACATAGAGAAAATTATTCGCGACACGAAATCGCGGCTCATTGTTGCCACTTTCGCCTCTCAAGTTGAAAGAATTATCGCCATAATAAACGCCTGCAGAAAACTCAACAAGAAAATCGCCGTTGAAGGAAGAAGCATGAAAAACAACCTGGAAATAATAAAGCACCTGAAACTTGTTGATACTGAAAACGTAGTGATACCGATTGAAGAAATAGAAAACTACCCGCCAGACAGGATAGTTATGATAGTAACGGGAGCGCAAGGGGAAGAGTTCGCGGCCCTTATGCGCATAGCCAGCAAATCCCATAAGCACGTAAAACTCAGAGAGACCGATACCATACTTCTCTCGTCTTCCATAATACCCACCAACTACAAAGCCGTCGTGAAGCTCAAAGACAACCTGTACAGAACATCGGCCAGAGTCATAACGTATCTGGACTCCGACGTGCACGCTTCCGGACACGGCAACCGAGAGGAGTTGAAATGGATACACGAGAGGATAAATTACAAATTCTTTATGCCACTACACGGACATCACTTCATGCTTCGCCAACACGCGGAACTGGCCCGAACACTTGGCACCCCTGCCGAAAACATTGTTGTACCGGACAACGGCAGTATCATAGAGATAACCGATAACGGTAAAAAAATATCTTTACTGAAAGACAAAGCGCCGGCAAGTCCCGTAATGGTTGACGGATTTTCCATTGGTGATGTCCAAGAAGTCGTATTAAGAGACCGAGTCATGCTCGCACAGGACGGAATGTTTGTAATCATTGCCAGTTTAAACACAACCACCGGCAAGTTACGAAAGTCGCCGGATATCATATCTCGCGGTTTTGTATATCTTCGCGAGTCCCAAGACCTTTTGGAAGAAACTCGTCTAATCATAAAGAAAACCGTTGAAGAAACATCCGCCGGAATGAACCCTATTAACTTTGACTTCGTAAAGACAGCCCTGACCGACAATATTAGCAGATATCTTTTCCAGAAGACGGCAAAGAGACCGATAGTGATACCTGTACTGCTCGGGATATAG
- a CDS encoding MFS transporter, which translates to MRQRAITSLYALAFLFTIHFSISVYINSSFLGTILPTKFVGIVYTLGSLFTIVAFFGIPKILREAGDYKTTMRLLTLLLLSLVAIIIFKNPIIVVAAFIVNVVAVSLVYFNIDVILENFTTNKETGKVRGSFLTASNIAWVMAPLLASLILADTEIYRRVYIVAALLLLPTLYILRRNFKDFKDPTYRSISLLSAIKGLLVNKNLRLICLSMFILHFFFSWMVIYMPIYLHEYIGFNWREIGIMLSIALLPYVVLELPLGKLADTRWGEKEILSIGFAISALGAAGVFFIEGGDFFTWTAILVVTRIGASMVEIMSETYFFKVVDAAQIDVLSFFRMMRPFAYIVGPLSGTLLLLFVSYKTLFLILGAITLYGLRYSLALKDTK; encoded by the coding sequence ATGCGCCAACGTGCCATTACCTCTCTCTACGCTTTAGCGTTTCTATTTACAATCCACTTCAGCATAAGCGTATATATCAACTCTTCTTTTTTGGGGACGATACTGCCTACAAAGTTTGTAGGTATTGTTTATACTCTCGGCTCGCTTTTTACTATTGTCGCTTTTTTCGGAATTCCTAAGATACTGCGCGAAGCCGGCGACTACAAGACAACAATGCGTCTTTTGACGCTACTTTTACTGTCCCTTGTTGCCATTATTATATTCAAAAACCCGATAATCGTCGTCGCCGCTTTTATCGTAAACGTTGTCGCCGTATCTCTCGTGTATTTCAACATAGACGTAATCTTGGAAAATTTTACAACCAACAAAGAAACAGGCAAAGTAAGAGGCTCTTTTCTTACGGCCTCAAACATCGCTTGGGTTATGGCACCTCTTTTGGCAAGTTTGATTTTAGCCGACACGGAAATATATCGCCGTGTATATATTGTCGCCGCCCTGCTCCTTCTACCGACACTTTATATTTTAAGACGCAACTTCAAGGACTTCAAAGACCCCACTTACAGAAGCATCTCTTTGCTTTCAGCCATTAAAGGCCTTTTGGTAAACAAAAACTTGCGACTTATTTGTCTTTCCATGTTTATACTGCACTTTTTTTTCTCATGGATGGTTATATACATGCCGATATATTTGCATGAATACATCGGATTTAACTGGAGAGAAATAGGTATTATGCTTTCTATCGCCCTTTTACCCTATGTTGTTCTGGAGCTTCCGCTTGGAAAATTGGCCGATACCCGTTGGGGAGAAAAAGAAATTTTGTCTATCGGGTTTGCGATATCGGCGCTTGGCGCGGCCGGCGTATTTTTTATAGAAGGAGGCGACTTTTTTACATGGACAGCGATTCTTGTGGTTACTCGTATCGGCGCCAGCATGGTGGAAATAATGAGTGAGACGTATTTCTTTAAGGTCGTGGACGCGGCTCAAATAGACGTGCTTAGCTTTTTCCGAATGATGAGGCCGTTTGCATATATCGTAGGACCTCTAAGTGGGACACTGCTTCTCTTGTTTGTATCTTACAAAACCTTGTTTTTGATTTTGGGAGCAATTACTCTGTACGGTCTCCGATACAGTTTGGCGCTTAAGGACACTAAATAA